In Nocardia sp. NBC_00403, the DNA window AAGGCATCTCCTACACCGAGTTCAGCTACATGCTGTTGCAGGCCAACGACTACCTGCAGCTGCGCCGCGACTACGGCTGCATGCTGCAGGTCGGCGGCTCCGACCAGTGGGGCAACATCATCGCGGGCGTGGAACTGAACCGCAGGGTCGACAGCGCATCGGTGCACGCGATGACCGTGCCGCTGGTGACCTCGGCCGACGGCAAGAAGTTCGGTAAGTCGACCGGCGGCGGCAGCCTGTGGCTCGACCCCGAGATGACCAGCCCCTACGCCTGGTACCAGTACTTCGTCAACACCGCCGATGCCGACGTCGTCCGCTACCTGCGCTGGTTCACCTTCTTGTCCGAGGAGGAGCTGGCCGAGCTGGAGACGGCGACGACCGAACGCCCGCATGCCAGGGAGGCGCAGCGCAAGCTCGCCGAGGAGATGACGACCCTGGTGCACGGGGAGGCGAACACCCACGCCGTGCAGTTGGCAAGCCAGGCGTTGTTCGGTCGAGCGGATCTGCGTGAGTTGGACGAGGCGACGTTGGCTGCGGCGCTGCGGGAAGCCGCCGTCGACGGCACGGTCGCCGAGGTTGTCGCGGGGGAGCCGCCGAGCACGATCGTCGATCTTCTGGTGGCATCCGGACTGAGTGAGAGCCGTGGGGCGGCCCGTCGTGCGGTGAACGAAGGCGGCGCTTCGGTGAACAACGAGCGCATCTCGGATCTGGAATGGACCCCCTCCGACGCTGACTACCTGCACGGACGGTGGCTGGTGCTGCGTAGGGGAAAGCGCAACTTCGCAGGCGTACTGCGGGCGGGCGCTTAAAGATCTTGGTGGCTTGAGTCACATCTGTGTAATTCGAGCCGGTTTCCCAGGTTGGTGCAGGTGCTCTGACCTGGGAAAACACCTCCGCTTCTTGGCGATTTGACGTAGCGTTTTCCGCCGCGTAACTTTATCCAAGTCAGAGCGACACGGACACCGACCCGGAGCCGAGAAGCCCAGCGGAAACGCTGAGCGGAGGGCCTGGGAAACGAGGTAGGACGAGGAGCGCCTGACCGTCAGTAACATCGATCGAGCGAGCGGACTTGACTCCGACCGAACGATTGGCTAGGCTGGAAAAGTTGCCTCAGAGAGCCCCCCGAGAGAATCTGGGGAGGAACTGTGTGCGTGTGTTCTTTGAGAACTCAATAGTGTGTCGATGAATGTCAGTGCCAATTATTTAATTGGTTCCGGCCTTACATACCCCCCGGTTGTAGGGTTGGACATTTAGTCAGCAAATCTTTTTGCTGGCGTTTTGTTTTGCTAGGTTTTCGGACTCTAGTTATTCTTCTGATTGCATCCCTTTGGGGATGTGGTTGAGAGTCTTCAACGGAGAGTTTGATCCTGGCTCAGGACGAACGCTGGCGGCGTGCTTAACACATGCAAGTCGAGCGGTAAGGCCCTTCGGGGTACACGAGCGGCGAACGGGTGAGTAACACGTGGGTGATCTGCCTCGCACTTCGGGATAAGCCTGGGAAACTGGGTCTAATACCGGATATGACCAAGAGCTGCATGGTTTTTGGTGGAAAGATTTATCGGTGCGAGATGGGCCCGCGGCCTATCAGCTTGTTGGTGGGGTAACGGCCTACCAAGGCGACGACGGGTAGCCGACCTGAGAGGGT includes these proteins:
- the tyrS gene encoding tyrosine--tRNA ligase — protein: MSGDIIDELTWRGLIAQSTDLDALRSALAADRLTLYAGFDPTGPSLHAGHLVPLLALRRFQRAGHRPIVLAGGATGLIGDPRDVGERTMNSSDTVADWAERIRSQLERFVDLDDSPTGAVIVNNMEWTGNLSTVDFLRDVGKHFSVNVMLARDTIKRRLDGEGISYTEFSYMLLQANDYLQLRRDYGCMLQVGGSDQWGNIIAGVELNRRVDSASVHAMTVPLVTSADGKKFGKSTGGGSLWLDPEMTSPYAWYQYFVNTADADVVRYLRWFTFLSEEELAELETATTERPHAREAQRKLAEEMTTLVHGEANTHAVQLASQALFGRADLRELDEATLAAALREAAVDGTVAEVVAGEPPSTIVDLLVASGLSESRGAARRAVNEGGASVNNERISDLEWTPSDADYLHGRWLVLRRGKRNFAGVLRAGA